A genome region from Ptiloglossa arizonensis isolate GNS036 chromosome 4, iyPtiAriz1_principal, whole genome shotgun sequence includes the following:
- the LOC143145992 gene encoding outer dynein arm-docking complex subunit 4-like gives MALMKKDVVPEFFRDSITYREWGYTFARLGKYPIAEIYFDKAIKAGLDKDLRTYLGLCKTQVNYARYNRARKTTEKCVSIDPKYSKVKELQLTTLFQVGEFEYSLIHAHEGFQKHQTVALMHAIIQGNETIDDCVGKNTSPEALLLLSPWIRNLEEHRKLMVEKLKEEVDEFEGIDEDQSRLKVNNSEGQAEAKFRKLQAVIAKIYLGYLAHDKQFLQMLSDDLNNFLSSCQKTTDELHALATRDFWRLERKQNILRTRCPIYVLLFQRMNISKSHREILEMDVQLRKNLIIVQAYSFLCKLHDLRMRKDYMTFFSTADRIKGKFDSHSLNMFPLKQKCLNAVYNMIAWVYIDARDLSHIRNKELRKTYLKHHMGIRVADLPRDSDIGWIHLSHRKDAFRIFRRRLAMASEPLELAWLFHELCKHLIDIRRYDMARYYGKKARDMAEEAGSEQWAVNVHHLFLRIEINQNYRNEAKTCALLALASAKKLGLQSLMDFYTQIINIIDEMDMEKVLYFDAIAARQQLILDLMPPDMKPKVDYLLRSMEAVPAKRRMSVMPGCKPVDKKFKLPCKRMTILPSPPKDIELEAKRALLNQYSMTSERPGYVDFNEYD, from the exons ATGGCGCTGATGAAGAAGGACGTGGTCCCCGAGTTCTTCAGGGACAGTATTACTTACCGTGAGTGGGGATACACGTTCGCCAGGCTCGGCAAGTACCCCATTGCGGAGATTTACTTCGACAAAGCGATCAAGGCGGGTCTGGACAAGGATCTAAGGACCTACCTCGGTCTGTGCAAGACGCAGGTCAACTACGCGAGGTACAACAGAGCGAGGAAGACCACCGAGAAATGTGTATCTATAG ATCCGAAGTACTCGAAGGTGAAGGAGCTGCAGTTGACGACCCTTTTCCAAGTCGGTGAATTCGAGTACAGTCTGATACACGCCCACGAAGGTTTCCAGAAACACCAAACTGTCGCCCTCATGCATGCAATAATCCAAGGCAACGAGACCATCGACGACTGCGTCGGCAAGAACACCTCTCCCGAGGCTCTTTTGCTACTCTCACCCTGGATACGTAATCTCGAGGAACACCGGAAGCTGATGGTCGAGAAGCTCAAAGAGGAAGTGGACGAATTCGAAG GCATAGACGAGGACCAGTCTAGGCTCAAAGTAAACAACTCGGAAGGTCAAGCCGAAGCCAAGTTTCGTAAGCTTCAGGCTGTCATCGCGAAAATCTACCTGGGCTACTTGGCGCACGACAAGCAGTTTCTGCAAATGTTGTCCGacgatttgaacaattttctgtCCTCGTGCCAGAAGACGACAGACGAGCTGCACGCATTGGCGACAAGGGACTTCTGGAGGCTGGAGCGCAAGCAAAACATTCTTCGAACTAGGTGTCCGATTTACGTGCTCCTCTTTCAACGAATGAACATATCGAAGAGCCACAGAGAGATCCTCGAGATGGACGTGCAGCTGCGCAAGAATCTGATCATCGTTCAGGCATACTCCTTCTTGTGCAAGCTGCACGACTTGAGAATGCGTAAGGACTACATGACGTTCTTCAG CACGGCCGATCGCATCAAGGGCAAGTTCGACTCGCATTCCCTGAACATGTTCCCGTTGAAGCAGAAGTGTCTGAACGCTGTGTACAACATGATCGCGTGGGTGTACATCGACGCCCGTGATCTAAGTCACATTCGGAACAAGGAACTGAGGAAAACGTATCTGAAGCATCACATGGGGATACGCGTTGCTGATTTGCCCCGGGACAGTGACATCGGTTGGATACACTTGAGCCATAGAAAAGACGCGTTCAGGATATTTCGACG AAGACTGGCCATGGCGTCAGAGCCTCTCGAGCTCGCCTGGTTGTTCCACGAGCTCTGCAAGCACCTGATCGATATCCGTCGCTACGACATGGCCAGATACTATGGGAAAAAAGCTCGCGACATGGCCGAGGAAGCAGGCAGCGAGCAATGGGCGGTGAACGTTCACCACTTATTCCTGCGGATCGAGATCAACCAGAATTACCGAAACGAGGCGAAGACGTGCGCGTTGTTAGCACTTGCAAGTGCGAAGAAACTCGGTCTCCAATCCCTGATGGACTTCTACACACAGATCATCAACATCATCGACGAAATGGATATGGAGAAGGTGCTGTACTTCGACGCGATCGCCGCGAGACAACAGCTGATCCTGGACCTGATGCCCCCGGATATGAAACCCAAGGTGGACTATCTTCTGAGAAGCATGGAGGCTGTGCCCGCCAAACGCAGGATGTCCGTGATGCCTGGCTGCAAGCCGGTCGATAAGAAGTTCAAGCTGCCCTGCAAGAGGATGACCATACTGCCGAGTCCTCCGAAGGACATCGAGCTAGAAGCTAAGAGGGCACTGTTGAATCAATACTCGATGACCAGCGAGAGACCAGGTTACGTGGACTTCAACGAGTACGATTGA